One stretch of Amycolatopsis sp. NBC_00345 DNA includes these proteins:
- a CDS encoding ABC transporter permease, which translates to MNRISPARAVRLVAKRELNTRLRTRSFVVSTAVLLVLLCGYVALQAFLAGSSSTTTIALTGQAQGIAQELQAAGAQAGDKFETVTVSSEEDGQDQVRSGDADALVSGSASRLRVTVKSTLDTKLQAVLDGIVQQQVLDAQLSAAHLDPVQVRQTVSAAHVDVAPPLEPRDSDHGQKLVIGIVVAILLYMSIITYGLLVAQGVVEEKSSRVVEILLSTVRPWHLLLGKVIGLGLVGLVQLGIIVVVGLAVATGTGVLTASGIAVGAVAWGIVWYLLGFLLYAMIYGAAGSLVSRQEDTQSVVAPVNIALIIGFIAGINLLTQSPDGTATRVVSLIPLLSPVLMPARIATGAAAPWEIVTSLVLTIASIGLVTWLGARIYQNGVLRVGSRVKLADALRR; encoded by the coding sequence ATGAACCGCATCAGCCCCGCGCGCGCCGTCCGGCTGGTCGCCAAGCGCGAGCTGAACACCCGGCTGCGCACGCGTTCGTTCGTGGTCAGCACCGCCGTGCTTTTGGTGCTGCTGTGCGGTTACGTCGCGCTGCAGGCCTTCCTCGCCGGCTCCTCCAGCACGACCACGATCGCGCTCACCGGGCAGGCACAGGGCATCGCGCAGGAGCTGCAGGCGGCCGGCGCGCAGGCCGGGGACAAGTTCGAGACCGTCACCGTATCGTCCGAAGAGGACGGACAGGACCAGGTCCGCTCGGGTGACGCCGACGCGCTCGTGTCCGGCAGCGCCTCCCGGCTCCGGGTCACCGTCAAGTCCACACTGGACACCAAACTGCAGGCCGTGCTCGACGGCATCGTGCAGCAGCAGGTCCTCGACGCCCAGCTGTCCGCCGCCCACCTCGACCCGGTACAGGTGCGCCAGACGGTCTCGGCGGCGCACGTCGACGTCGCGCCGCCGCTGGAGCCTCGCGACTCGGACCACGGGCAGAAGCTCGTGATCGGCATCGTCGTCGCGATCCTGCTGTACATGAGCATCATCACCTACGGCCTGCTCGTCGCCCAGGGTGTGGTGGAGGAGAAGTCCAGCCGGGTGGTGGAGATCCTGCTCTCCACCGTGCGGCCGTGGCATCTGCTGCTGGGCAAGGTGATCGGGCTCGGCCTGGTCGGGCTGGTGCAGCTCGGCATCATCGTCGTGGTCGGGCTGGCCGTGGCCACGGGGACCGGGGTGCTGACCGCGAGCGGCATCGCGGTGGGGGCCGTCGCCTGGGGCATCGTCTGGTACCTGCTGGGATTCCTGTTGTACGCCATGATCTACGGCGCCGCCGGCTCGCTCGTCTCACGGCAGGAGGACACGCAGTCGGTGGTGGCGCCGGTGAACATCGCGCTGATCATCGGCTTCATCGCGGGGATCAACCTGCTCACGCAGTCGCCGGACGGCACCGCGACCCGCGTCGTCTCGCTGATCCCGCTGCTGTCACCGGTGCTGATGCCGGCGCGGATCGCCACCGGCGCGGCGGCGCCGTGGGAGATCGTGACGTCGCTGGTGCTGACGATCGCGTCGATCGGCCTGGTCACCTGGCTGGGCGCGCGGATCTACCAGAACGGCGTGCTGCGCGTGG